TAGGCCTGGACCTGCTGTTCGCCGTGGCCATCGTCTTAAACCTGCTGGCTTCCGTGGCCAGCGGCCGCACGGTCTACCTGGACGTGGCCATCGGCCTGGCGGCGGTGGGTTTCGTCGCCACCCTGGCCTGGGCGCGGCTGGTCCAGCGCCAGTCAGATGCTGAAAAGGGGCAGCCATGATCCTGGGCGCACTCGGCTGGCTGGTCCTCGGCCTGGCGCTGGCCGTCCTGCTTATCGCTGCCCTGGGGGTGTACCGCCTGCCGGATGTCCTGGCCCGTCAGCATGCCGCCACCAAGGCTGGGACCCTGAGTCTGGCCCTGGCCACTCTGGGAACCGGGTTGCTTGCCTGGGACGCCGCCTGGACCTGGCGCCTGGTCCTGTTGGTGTTGATCCTGCTGGCCGTATTGCCCCTGGCCTCCCATGCCCTGGCCCGGGCGGCCATGGCCGGCAGTGAAACCGAATAGCCCTTTCCACCGGCAACCGTGGCGTACCACGCTCGTTTATTCCGCCG
This window of the Thiobacillus sp. genome carries:
- a CDS encoding pH regulation protein F is translated as MTLIWIFVVLAGLATLPGFHRLLAGPSPTDRVVGLDLLFAVAIVLNLLASVASGRTVYLDVAIGLAAVGFVATLAWARLVQRQSDAEKGQP
- a CDS encoding monovalent cation/H(+) antiporter subunit G, coding for MILGALGWLVLGLALAVLLIAALGVYRLPDVLARQHAATKAGTLSLALATLGTGLLAWDAAWTWRLVLLVLILLAVLPLASHALARAAMAGSETE